The region TGGTACTGAGGTAGCGAAAAGCTATAGGTGTGCACAGTGATATAGACTTGTAGAAAAATTGAATCCCCTTGCTTTGAGATAGATCAATCCAATTCCAGAACTCTAGGCTTCTGTCCTGCTTTAGTCAAGAATATGGGAGGACTGGACATCAGATTAGAATGGAAAGTGGGTAGCTTTGGTTGCCAggcagacctgagtttgaatacTGACTATCTTACTATGTGGTCTCAAGCTAGAAACAATCTCTTtgaatctgtttccttttctttgcagCTGGACTTTCAGCTCCATAAGGGCAGTTACCTTGGTGCACTTTCTCATTACTGCAACTCTGGTGACTAGCAGCATGTTACCTGGCATGGTGGCAGGCTATTTGATGTTGTTCAATAAATCAATAATGGTTCAagcttttcaagaaaagaaaaattctatatATGAAGCTCTGGTACAATGCCTGGGGTGTAGAGGGTGATGGGCAAGTTACAGAGTTGGTCATTATTATTACTCTGCAGAGGAAGGACAGTGGAATGAGAACCAGCTGACAGAGACCTGGAAATGGAGACAGGCCATCTAGGTTGGCAGTGCAGCCTTGGTGGCCCGCGTTGGCCATCGTGGCTGTGGATGGTGGTCCCGTATCCACGTCCCACACCAAGTACTGATTCCTTACCCCTCTTTTGTCTCCCCTGCAGCTGGAGCTCTCCAACACGGCGGTCCTGCACCAGATGCGGCGGGACCAGGTCACCGACACCTGCCGGGCCAACAGCGCCATGAGCCGCAAGCGGCGGGTGCTGACCCCCAACGACCTGAAGCACCTGGTGGTGGATGAGGACCACGAGCTCATCTATTGCTACGTGCCCAAGGTGGCGTGCACCAACTGGAAGCGGCTCATGATGGTCCTGACCGGCCGGGGCAAGTACAGCGACCCCATGGAGATCCCGGCCAACGAGGCGCACGTCTCGGCCAACCTGAAGACCCTCAACCAGTACAGCATCCCCGAGATCAACCACCGCTTGAAAAGCTACATGAAGTTCCTGTTCGTGCGGGAGCCCTTCGAGAGGCTGGTGTCCGCCTACCGGAACAAGTTCACGCAGAAGTACAACACCTCCTTCCACAAGCGCTATGGCACGAAAATCATCAAGCGGCAGCGCAAGAATGCCACGCAGGAGGCCCTGCGCAAGGGCGACGACGTCAAGTTCGAGGAGTTCGTGGCCTATCTCATCGACCCGCACACCCAGC is a window of Muntiacus reevesi chromosome 1, mMunRee1.1, whole genome shotgun sequence DNA encoding:
- the CHST11 gene encoding carbohydrate sulfotransferase 11 isoform X1, coding for MKPALLEVMRMNRICRMVLATCLGSFILVIFYFQSMLHPVMRRNPFGVDICCRKGSRSPLQELYNPTQRSLERVSPPWLELSNTAVLHQMRRDQVTDTCRANSAMSRKRRVLTPNDLKHLVVDEDHELIYCYVPKVACTNWKRLMMVLTGRGKYSDPMEIPANEAHVSANLKTLNQYSIPEINHRLKSYMKFLFVREPFERLVSAYRNKFTQKYNTSFHKRYGTKIIKRQRKNATQEALRKGDDVKFEEFVAYLIDPHTQREEPFNEHWQTVYSLCHPCHIHYDLVGKYETLEEDSNYVLQLAGVGSYLKFPTYAKSTRTTDEMTTEFFQNISSEHQTQLYEVYKLDFLMFNYSVPSYLKLE
- the CHST11 gene encoding carbohydrate sulfotransferase 11 isoform X3 translates to MKPALLEVMRMNRICRMVLATCLGSFILVIFYFQSMLHPVMRRNPFGVDICCRKGSRSPLQELYNPTQLELSNTAVLHQMRRDQVTDTCRANSAMSRKRRVLTPNDLKHLVVDEDHELIYCYVPKVACTNWKRLMMVLTGRGKYSDPMEIPANEAHVSANLKTLNQYSIPEINHRLKSYMKFLFVREPFERLVSAYRNKFTQKYNTSFHKRYGTKIIKRQRKNATQEALRKGDDVKFEEFVAYLIDPHTQREEPFNEHWQTVYSLCHPCHIHYDLVGKYETLEEDSNYVLQLAGVGSYLKFPTYAKSTRTTDEMTTEFFQNISSEHQTQLYEVYKLDFLMFNYSVPSYLKLE
- the CHST11 gene encoding carbohydrate sulfotransferase 11 isoform X2; translation: MKPALLEVMRMNRICRMVLATCLGSFILVIFYFQIMRRNPFGVDICCRKGSRSPLQELYNPTQRSLERVSPPWLELSNTAVLHQMRRDQVTDTCRANSAMSRKRRVLTPNDLKHLVVDEDHELIYCYVPKVACTNWKRLMMVLTGRGKYSDPMEIPANEAHVSANLKTLNQYSIPEINHRLKSYMKFLFVREPFERLVSAYRNKFTQKYNTSFHKRYGTKIIKRQRKNATQEALRKGDDVKFEEFVAYLIDPHTQREEPFNEHWQTVYSLCHPCHIHYDLVGKYETLEEDSNYVLQLAGVGSYLKFPTYAKSTRTTDEMTTEFFQNISSEHQTQLYEVYKLDFLMFNYSVPSYLKLE
- the CHST11 gene encoding carbohydrate sulfotransferase 11 isoform X4, encoding MKPALLEVMRMNRICRMVLATCLGSFILVIFYFQIMRRNPFGVDICCRKGSRSPLQELYNPTQLELSNTAVLHQMRRDQVTDTCRANSAMSRKRRVLTPNDLKHLVVDEDHELIYCYVPKVACTNWKRLMMVLTGRGKYSDPMEIPANEAHVSANLKTLNQYSIPEINHRLKSYMKFLFVREPFERLVSAYRNKFTQKYNTSFHKRYGTKIIKRQRKNATQEALRKGDDVKFEEFVAYLIDPHTQREEPFNEHWQTVYSLCHPCHIHYDLVGKYETLEEDSNYVLQLAGVGSYLKFPTYAKSTRTTDEMTTEFFQNISSEHQTQLYEVYKLDFLMFNYSVPSYLKLE